The following proteins are encoded in a genomic region of Oncorhynchus gorbuscha isolate QuinsamMale2020 ecotype Even-year unplaced genomic scaffold, OgorEven_v1.0 Un_scaffold_6463, whole genome shotgun sequence:
- the LOC124029464 gene encoding voltage-dependent T-type calcium channel subunit alpha-1I-like, translating into MSLFVLASKDGWVNIMYHGLDAVGVDQQPVINNSPWMLLYFISFLLIVSFFVLNMFVGVVVENFHKCRQNQEVEEAKRREDKRRRRMEKKRRDAQKIPYYASYSSLRLWIHTLCTTYYLDLFITFIICINVITMSLEHYSQPRSLDLVLKYCNYFFTSTFVLETLLKLTAFGFRRFFKD; encoded by the exons ATGTCACTGTTTGTGCTGGCTTCAAAGGACGGTTGGGTCAACATCATGTACCATGGCCTGGATGCTGTAGGGGTGGACCAACAG cCAGTGATCAACAACAGTCCATGGATGCTACTCTACTTCATCTCCTTCCTCCTCATCGTCAGTTTCTTCGTTCTGAACATGTTTGTGGGCGTGGTAGTGGAGAACTTCCACAAGTGCCGTCAGAACCAGGAAGTGGAAGAGGCTAAAAGGAGAGAGGATAAACGACGGAGACGcatggagaagaagaggaggg ACGCCCAGAAGATCCCCTACTATGCCAGCTACAGCTCCCTCCGCCTGTGGATCCACACTCTGTGTACCACCTACTACCTGGACCTCTTCATCACCTTCATCATCTGTATCAACGTCATCACCATGTCACTGGAACACTACAGCCAGCCACGA tctctggaTCTAGTGTTGAAGTACTGTAACTATTTCTTCACATCCACCTTTGTACTGGAGACCCTCCTGAAGCTCACCGCCTTTGGCTTCCGACGCTTCTTtaaagacag